A part of Nocardioides sp. WS12 genomic DNA contains:
- a CDS encoding helix-turn-helix transcriptional regulator gives MKTLHAALDKAREDADLSWRALAKEIGVNASTISRMQQGLKPDVNAFAAMTTWLRMDAEKFYLAGDDDPGTSDPAPLMSELTVLLRARPDLPDKNRSYLEDVIEATLRRFESERTEDGL, from the coding sequence GTGAAGACGCTGCACGCCGCGCTGGATAAGGCCCGCGAGGATGCAGATCTGTCCTGGAGGGCGTTGGCGAAGGAGATCGGCGTGAATGCGTCGACCATCTCGCGGATGCAGCAGGGCCTGAAGCCGGACGTGAACGCGTTCGCGGCGATGACCACCTGGCTGCGGATGGACGCCGAGAAATTTTACCTAGCCGGCGACGACGACCCGGGGACCAGTGATCCGGCGCCGTTGATGTCGGAGCTGACTGTTTTGCTTCGCGCGAGGCCAGATCTGCCGGACAAGAACCGCTCGTACTTGGAGGACGTCATCGAAGCCACGCTGCGTCGCTTCGAGTCCGAGCGCACCGAGGACGGCCTCTGA
- a CDS encoding ImmA/IrrE family metallo-endopeptidase — MGAKKGWTQARMREVAKEERDELGLDPFDPLDPYELADAHGIPTYTLTDLLDHGLAPATRDHFHAAGSRDWSAALVPLGTARVIVENEAHLEVRRRSNIAHEMGHHLLEHPFDSVILGEDHKEQFDSTLEKQATFISGELLVPDEAARKAAYAGWDNAKVARRFNVSEQFAQMRMYGARVIAARTARKYSRT, encoded by the coding sequence GTGGGCGCGAAGAAGGGGTGGACCCAGGCGCGGATGCGTGAGGTCGCCAAGGAGGAACGTGACGAGCTCGGCCTCGATCCGTTCGACCCGTTAGACCCGTACGAGCTCGCTGACGCTCACGGCATCCCCACCTACACGCTGACCGACCTGCTCGACCACGGCCTGGCCCCCGCGACCAGGGACCATTTCCACGCCGCTGGCTCCCGGGACTGGTCCGCGGCTCTGGTGCCACTGGGGACCGCGCGGGTGATCGTGGAGAACGAGGCGCACCTGGAGGTGCGGCGCAGGTCGAACATCGCCCACGAGATGGGCCACCACCTGCTGGAGCACCCGTTCGACAGCGTCATCCTCGGCGAGGACCACAAGGAGCAGTTCGACTCGACCCTGGAGAAGCAGGCCACGTTCATCTCCGGGGAGCTGCTGGTGCCGGACGAGGCTGCCCGCAAGGCGGCGTACGCCGGATGGGACAACGCGAAGGTCGCCCGCCGCTTCAACGTCAGCGAGCAGTTCGCTCAGATGAGGATGTACGGCGCCCGGGTCATCGCCGCGCGCACCGCGAGGAAGTACTCCCGCACCTGA